The Salvia miltiorrhiza cultivar Shanhuang (shh) chromosome 1, IMPLAD_Smil_shh, whole genome shotgun sequence genome has a window encoding:
- the LOC130989940 gene encoding subtilisin-like protease SBT4.3, whose translation MGGIHQHDENAVSSYHLDMLQQVMQSSIVSESLVRSYNRSFNAFAANLTNTEREKLASFEEVVSIFPSRILQTQTTRSWDFMGFPEDVDRKPAAESDIVIGIIDTGVWPESESFNDRGFGPPPKKWKGVCRGGKNFTCNKKLVGARFYGFESNSARDEYGHGSHVASTAAGRAVKNTSFYGLGRGTARGGAPSARIAVYKACSPLCLDTDILAAFDDAIADGVDIISISISLGDPVDVNYDAIAIAAFHAVQKGILTVQSAGNNGPIRGGITSVAPWVFSVGASSIDRVFFDRIELGNGRVVKGAAIDTFKRKRVKWPLVYGKDVSRNCSEVNSKKCAEGCLNRTLVKNKIVVCEELADSTEAFQAGAAGIIKKTPAIYPSFVVPFPESRLSRHGFASILHYINSTKRAGTTPKAYISATKTKHDRSAPRVAGYSARGPNSIIPNILKPDVTAPGTTILAAFSPMATPSLLVDKRSVDYSIISGTSMACPHVSGAAAYVKSFRPNWSPAAVKSALMTTARSLKNKKVGDAEFAYGAGHIDPIRATSPGLVYDTSIDDYIKLLCSLGYNTTTIRRITRDSKIECPKTGNIGSKHHDLNYPSMTAKVEKNQPFLVKFSRRVTNVGRAKGVYGVKIIKDSDIDIVVKPRILRFKALNERKSFVVRVKGKISGGKKIGASIEWSDGIHRVGSPIVVYDDYTL comes from the exons ATGGGAGGCATCCACCAGCACGACGAAAATGCAGTTTCATCGTACCATTTAGACATGCTTCAACAAGTTATGCAAAGCAG TATTGTTAGTGAATCCTTGGTGAGGAGTTACAACAGGAGTTTCAATGCCTTTGCAGCGAATCTCACCAACACAGAACGAGAAAAGCTAGCTA GTTTTGAAGAAGTGGTTTCGATTTTCCCTTCTCGTATCTTGCAAACTCAGACGACAAGATCATGGGACTTCATGGGATTCCCCGAAGATGTAGACAGAAAGCCCGCCGCTGAAAGCGACATCGTCATCGGCATCATCGACACAGGAGTCTGGCCGGAATCGGAGAGCTTCAACGATCGCGGCTTTGGCCCTCCCCCTAAGAAATGGAAGGGAGTGTGCAGAGGTGGCAAGAATTTTACTTGCAACAA GAAGTTGGTGGGAGCCCGATTCTACGGCTTCGAATCCAACTCAGCTCGAGACGAGTACGGCCACGGAAGCCACGTGGCATCTACAGCGGCGGGGCGGGCGGTGAAAAACACGAGCTTCTACGGATTAGGCCGCGGCACGGCGAGGGGTGGGGCGCCCTCGGCAAGAATTGCCGTCTACAAAGCTTGCTCTCCTCTATGCTTAGACACCGATATCTTAGCCGCATTTGATGATGCTATAGCAGATGGAGTCGACatcatctccatctccatctcctTAGGCGATCCGGTCGACGTCAACTACGACGCCATCGCCATCGCCGCTTTTCACGCCGTGCAGAAGGGGATACTGACCGTGCAGTCCGCCGGCAATAATGGGCCCATACGGGGCGGCATCACCAGCGTTGCGCCGTGGGTGTTCTCGGTCGGAGCTAGCTCTATTGATAGAGTGTTTTTTGATAGAATTGAGCTTGGAAATGGACGTGTTGTCAAG GGTGCGGCTATTGATACTTTTAAGAGGAAGAGGGTGAAATGGCCTCTTGTTTATGGGAAAGATGTTTCTAGAAACTGCAGTGAGGTCAACTCCAA GAAATGTGCTGAAGGATGCCTGAACAGAACACTGGTGAAAAACAAGATTGTAGTTTGTGAAGAATTAGCAGACTCCACAGAGGCATTCCAAGCTGGTGCAGCTGGGATCATCAAGAAAACTCCGGCCATCTACCCTTCCTTCGTCGTCCCGTTCCCGGAATCGAGGCTATCACGCCACGGGTTTGCCTCgattctccactacatcaactcCACAAA GCGTGCAGGTACAACCCCTAAAGCATATATATCGGCAACAAAAACTAAACACGATCGCTCCGCTCCACGAGTTGCTGGCTATTCTGCTAGAGGGCCAAATTCCATCATTCCAAACATTCTAAAG CCTGATGTAACGGCGCCCGGCACGACCATCTTGGCCGCATTTTCGCCAATGGCGACGCCTAGCTTGCTCGTCGACAAGAGATCTGTGGACTACAGCATTATTTCCGGAACTTCAATGGCTTGCCCTCATGTTTCTGGAGCTGCTGCTTATGTGAAATCTTTCCGACCAAATTGGTCGCCGGCCGCCGTCAAATCAGCGCTCATGACTACAG CACGGAGcttgaaaaacaaaaaagttgGGGATGCCGAATTTGCATATGGAGCAGGACACATCGATCCGATTAGGGCCACGAGTCCTGGACTTGTCTACGACACTTCAATCGATGATTACATCAAGCTACTATGTAGTTTGGGGTACAACACAACAACAATACGAAGAATAACGAGAGACAGCAAGATCGAATGCCCTAAAACCGGCAATATTGGATCAAAACATCACGATCTCAACTATCCTTCCATGACGGCCAAAGTTGAGAAGAATCAACCATTTTTAGTGAAGTTTTCCAGAAGGGTGACTAATGTTGGTCGTGCAAAGGGTGTTTATGGGGTCAAGATCATCAAAGATTCGGACATCGATATCGTTGTGAAGCCCAGGATTTTGAGGTTTAAGGCTTTGAATGAGAGGAAATCTTTTGTTGTTCGTGTAAAAGGAAAGATTAGTGGTGGGAAAAAAATTGGTGCTTCAATTGAATGGAGTGATGGGATCCATAGAGTCGGAAGCCCCATTGTCGTGTACGACGATTATACTTTATAG